The region CTCAACAATGGGgaattgttgatctttctagccaTCAGCATCTTCTCAACAACTTAAAGCGCTCGCTACCAATAACTCAGCAGGTACAAGCAGAAGAAGAAACTAAAGACGATAAAAATTACTTCCGTAGGCTGAAGTATCTGATTGATCGTCGCTTCCCTTGTACCGTTTGCCAGAAGACTTTTAAGCAGTCTTCGCATCTAATGCAGCACATGCTGGTTCACACTGGAGAGAGACCTTATGAGTGCAATATTTGTGGGCGGGCGTACAATCATATCTCCAGCCTGATAAGACACAGGCGTTGCCATAGAGAAGAGACAGGCGTTGACGCAAACGGCTCGCTATCGGCCACAGACGTCGAGaccgctgctgcagctgctgttgtggcggctgctactgcagCCATGTCGGAGCCTCAGGTAGGGTCTGGGGAAGTGCCGGTGGCTGGGACAGAGCAAAATGTCATCATGCACCAAGATGGCCCGTTTACTTGCAACCTGTGTTGGAAAGTATTTAAGAAGCAAAGTCATCTACACCAGCATCAGATTATCCATACAGGGGAAAAACCTTTTAGCTGTAGTATATGTGAAAAAAGCTTCAACAGGCGTGAAAGTTTGAAGCGTCACGTGAAGACTCACTCCAACTCGCTGAAAGTCCAGTGTGAAGTCTGCGGCAAAGCGTTTCGGGACACCACTTATTTATTGAAGCATCAAGCCACCCATACAGGTGAACGACCAGATTACAAGTGTGATGTGTGTGGAAAATCATATGCAGCCCCTCAGAGCCTGCTGAGACACAAACACGTGCATGAGCCCAACGTTTCATTGCCGCAGGAGTTGGTGCCATCCCAACAAGTGCTTAGTGTGGACGTCAAGGAAGCAGTGGCAGCGGTTCCTTATGAGACCACAACCCTAATTGCGGCAGATATTGCTCAGACTGATGCAGCGGCTGTTGGTGTCATTGAAAGAATTGGATCCGTGTTTGCCCAGACTCCACTGCGCAGGCAGTCCTCTCTCTCAAGCAATACAAACAAAAACTTCTGCTGTAATGTATGTGGACGAGGATTTGGTAGGCGGGAAACTCTAAAACGCCACGAACGCattcacactggtgaaaaacctCACCAATGCTCTGTCTGTGGCAAGCGGTTCAGAGAATCTttccacctcactaagcatcacgTGGTCCACACTCGAGAACGTCCTTACAAGTGTGAGTTGTGTGGGAAGGTTTTCGGTTACCCTCAGAGTTTAACACGTCACAAACAGATCCACAGGCTTCAGCTGCCTTGTACAATACCAGCAGGAGCCCTTCCACCTGATCGCCTTACGTTCGGGTGCACGGATTGCGGAGAAAGGTTTCCAGATTCATTTCACTTAATGAATCACAAAGAGCTGCACATGAGCGAAAAGCCATATGTTTGTGACACGTGCGGAAAATGCTTTGGTTTTATCGAAAACTTAATGTGGCACAAACTTGTACATCAAACAGCAACAGAACGTCTACTACCTGTAAGCCAATGTCTACAGGACGCAGAAGGCAATCAAGTAAACAGCTGTATGCAGGATGCTCTTGCAAATGAGATGGTGCCAACGTCCGGGGCAGCAGCTGCATCTACCGGGCAAGTCAACCCCGTTTCTGAAGAGCACCCCATGATACCCAGCGGTGAAAGATTTTCTTGCAGTATTTGCGGCCAAACCTTTAAACACTTCTTGGGCCTGGTAACCCACAAATACGTGCACTTAGTCAGACGCACGCTTGCTTGCAATGTCTGTGGACAAAGCTTTGCAGGAGCATACGACTTACTGCTACATCGTCGCAGCCACTTGCTGAAGAGGCATTTCACGTGCTCGTTATGTGGCAAGCGCTTCTGGGAAGCAACGCTGCTCATGCGTCATCAGCGCTGTCACACAGAAGAGCGCCCTTACCGCTGCAACATTTGCGGACGCGGTTTCTTACATTCTTGGTACCTACGACAGCACAAAGTAGTCCACACGGGAGAACGTGCTTATAAGTGCGCTTTGTGCAACAAGCGTTTTGCCCAGTCCTCCAGTTTAGCAGAACATCAGAGACTGCACATCGTGGCTCGTCCTCAGCGATGTCCAACCTGTGGCAAAACGTTCCGCTACCGATCCAATCTCCTAGAACACCAAAGAGTGCATCTTGGTGAAAAGGTGTACCGATGTGATCAGTGCGGCAAGAGTTTCTTCTACATTTCATCCATTCTACGTCATCAAAGATCTCATGATGCTAAAGCAGACCTTCGCTGTTCCTGTTGCCTGAAACTGTTCAAGGATCCAAAGTATTTCAGCAAACACGTACAAGCCCACCAAGGTGGGCGTCCCTTTAAATGTGGGACCTGTGGAGAGGGTTTTAGCAATACCTATGGACTAAAGAAGCATCGACATGTACATAAGATGGAAAAACTGGCTGCAGCTGCAACACTCGTGGAAGGACAGCAGTCTATGCAACCAGGGGGAAGTAACTGCAGTTCATAAGGCATGTCCTACTGTTTCTGAAGTCTAAATCTAGTGAAGGTCATGCATTCTGTAATTAGCCAATTTGGCTAAATAAAAGATACTTAATATTTAACTGTAACACGGGGTATTCAAGGTGACTGACACCTTCAATGCCAAAACGTATGTAAAGCCATTCAGATATAATAGCTGTGAAATATTGCAGTGCTTTCCTGTAAgcaattttaacaatatttaAGTGTCATAGTGTTTTAAAGTACCTACGTTTTATTATATAACAATATATCTCACGTCCTTAATTAAATTCTTACTATTAGTCACTTCTCTCTGGTTAATGTGAATCATAGTGGTTGCTACTGTCATGAAGTGTAGGGATAATAGTTACaagggattatttttttttttttgtataaatgaaATTGAAAAATTAAGTGaaatgtcatatatatttattaaaCCCTGTCAGCAAAGCAACACATTTAAAGCATTAAGTGTGGTTTAAATGAGATTTTAGCTTTActaaattaacctccctggtgctatgattatttctggatttaccagggaaaaaaatcataccgctagatagatctgcagcatcccctgcactcacctcccctgcatccagcgctgcaattcaccCTCCGGGTGGCGTTCTACTCCTATAGTGAGATCGCTATTTGTCATCATGACGAGAAATGGCTATCTCAtccgagggatccagagcctccgaggactggAAGAAAAATGGCTGCCAGCGCCTGAACcccaggggaggtgagttgaaacgcccGCCGTGCTTCAGGCTCTGAATAGGCCTCCCAGCGGctaccctgagtcaggctcgggattactgcACCTGGCTTCTTATTTTCCTCCCCAAGCCTCTCTGGGTTACGGCCAGggagtttaaagtaaacctgtatcgAAAGGAAAAAAAGTGGATACTTgccttagtagagggaagcctttggatggtctagagcagtgtttctcaacatttcattggtatgtaccccttttaaaaccctgtactcactaagtaccccctagcatagtaaatattatcacaagtaccccttgacttgacaaataatatttaatcgtagtacatgataatcagTTATAAACCatgtccaagcatttactattgcttttaattatttaaacaccaaattagtattttagctaagatttatcattttctaaaactctaaatttgttattcttggttaaatatatcaacccgagtaccccctggaatcatcaggagtaccccctggggtacacgtaccacacgttgagaacctagggtctagaggccagggccgaggcagaggctggagaggctccagcctcagggcgcagtgtaggagggggcgcacaattcattcagctgtcattcctaattgtgtttgaagcagaaagaaataagaaaaggggatacatgacagtgactgcaagccagataactagagattaaggtgttggggaggttgggggccttggggcacctattagtctaatagcaatccgtgtgtgacggctggggtgggagggatggaggggcgcacttttgtgtttcagccttgggtgctgaaggaccttgtcccgcctctgctagaggcttcccatgttctTAACCCcgcccccacttgccaggacccTTTTTTTGGTTGCATCAGCGTTCCGTTCTGTGTACAAGAACGTGATCGACAagttcttgttggatatgtttagAAGGACACTGCACAGAAAGGCTGGGCTCTTAACTGAGGGAAgtattcatttttcttttttttttttcgatacaGGTCTGCTTTTTGCTCGGTTTAAAATACTGGCATGCCATTCACACTGTAAATTATGTCTACAAGGTGAGTGCTGTCAAGAATGCATCGATAAGCGGGTGAGAGTGGCTTTCGATGCAAGCAGTGGGGAATATGTGTTAAACATGAATCGGTACACATTGGAGCTATCGTACTATCAGTATAAGCACAGAGGTCAGTACAATCCCTTTATAGTACATTCCAAGGGACTGGACcacgtagtttactatatcagaaattgtcatactcaagcacataaagtatactaccggtatatcttaattcagtcaataattgtgAGTTATTTTTTAATGCTTCAGCAAGTGAGCACAGACAATTTCTTAGCTAGATccaaatgcacagtgctcaatatatagggatttgcatgcaataatcatgcaacagtttgcacaggaagcataggtctcaccggtTAATGCAGGTGcaatactgatagtgtgctcttctttccacacttctgtgcagcctggaagaTGCTGTAGCACTGCAGTCATGCACAAGCAGCCAACGAATTGTAGCCTGCCCACATGGGCCCAGAGTAGCCAGCAGATTACAAATGACTGCCCACCGACTACAGCGCATGGGTTTCTGACTGATGTATAATGTATGATCCCGCCCACTCTCCACTGTAGCCaggatacagaatactgcaggggCCAAAAACCGCGAACAatgccattccagcgcaggacacttgggcgcagcagtgagtaacagaagacggagctgaagttacttataaaacactaaaattcgtcctccagcaattgctgaaagccatattatttcattccccaccatccatggcggcctggaggggaatagtatttaaaatcaatgggaatttgtgcaggagcaagataagccatacaggctgtatcctgcgcccaagtctcctgcgccgataccTCTCGTACGGGGAAAAACTGGTTCACTATAACCAGTTCTATTTTAtccgagtttactataccaggggtTCTTCTCATATatttataatggtgcttggctgggacctagccatttagtttactatacccaaagttTACgagaacgagattatactgtaacacCTTATACTGGAGGTTGAAAATCAGTCATACAAGTTATATTACATTATTAATCAGGGCCTTATTTTAAGACATAGAAGCACCCGTACGCATAATGTAAGTacattaacatttttaaatgaCTATCTCCTTTTAGTAGTACTATTTTAGTAACAGCGTGTTTTAGcgtgcttttaaccacttcacatccagacctttttttccccacttattgaccagagcagttttgacagtttagctgtgtccttatttaatcagaaataactttatccctacataggacacagaaatgaaatatatattgcttttttcaagacaaactaggctttcattgtatgccattttttcccctcaaacaattttgttttctatgaattgtaatgggaaaacaaagaaaaaatagaaaaaacatttatttctcaattttaccaattccagtttaaaaataaaaagtgctactgtagataaaaaacacaaattttgtttggctattcttactgcttatcataaaacttagattatgttccggtcacaatttatggtgaagatatttgattctgaaataatgttacagagtgtatttttcactatgaactgagaaaataaaagtattaatagtaaaaatcaatcttattagctcaggaaacatatattcccattcaccaattagtgctgcatcagatagtgccagaaatgtgcacaggagcaagcccaatcctgcactgcttctgtacaagtcagtagatctactgacttgtggcttagatgaagtcacagaggacgtatatctactgacttgtggttaAAGTGAACTTGGGAGAATCTAAAGGGAGAAATTTATATACTTACCTTTGGAGCGGGAAGCCtctgttccagcgctgggacccctgaAGTTCCATGGAGCTCACTGCACTGCCCCTGTGCATTAGGTTGGTAACACCGAAACATTGAGGAGAAGGGTCGTGGGGAAAGCTTTTgaaggatgcagaggcttccccctctcaaggTAAATTGGGCTgtattttcccttcaggtacactttaaaggataattGAGGCAAAGAATATTGTTAGAATAAGAGGAGCAGGCGCGTATAGGGAGAAGTCCTCATGCCCACGGCTTACCCGTTCACCTCTGTCCCACTCCGTTCTCTCGTTAGAGTCATCAGAAGCTACTTCCGGGTCGGCAGCAGTGTGCCCGGCGGCGTGCCATCGATCGCTGCTGCTGCCAGCCTTTGGGAATATTTAGTAATTCTTCCAGTCTGACTTATATGCAGAGCTGTTTGTGCATAGGGAGAGTTGCATACACATGTAATGTTTTGTTCTCCAGGATACAGTAGAAAAGGTGACCAGCCACCAAAGTTTGACAACAGCAGTTCAGGTAACATTTACAGTATGCAAAACAAATGCTTGTTGAAAGACTGTTTTAGATATGTAACGTCCACTTTTACCTGAAAAccccttgactgccttctctgatgaaattactttgtgacaaaaacaggATCGCTATATGAACAGTAAAGGGCATGAGAACATACTgccaagaaaataatttttagggGGTGGGGGGTAGATATTGCTTGACTTGAAAAGCTTTATTAAAAACCTATTTCAGCAGTATTCAACAATAGGGATGGCCCAAAATTGATCAATCAAATTCTACCTTTAGTGGGCTTcaaatggtccattttcaagttccaTACATTTTTCGTCcgtcatgaaggagtccgcacacagactaatcggagcaatcaccacaagtttattgtcccatcacatgtattATAAATCCAcagtctgacctgcataggccgacgatcgtttcggggccactcagggtcccctttatcaaggcgggtAGCAGAAAAGACATATACACCTTATCAGTGCAAAAACATCACAATAAATACCCCCAAACACAAATCCACAACTCCGCCCGTGGGCGTGTACATCAATCAAAAAGACATTTCACGTTTGAATGACACAAATTATGTCCTGTCATTGGGCTTCCTCACCTGCCAGTCAGTCCGCCTTGCCCTGTTCAC is a window of Hyperolius riggenbachi isolate aHypRig1 chromosome 6, aHypRig1.pri, whole genome shotgun sequence DNA encoding:
- the ZNF865 gene encoding zinc finger protein 865: MEANAGEEGIHFQSYPFDFLEFLNHQRFEPMELYNHHDHAKAVATIPCASPQYDYNNQNQANSIQVPPAAVSKLKEFKVEAPSVSPAKKSDLVQLQQYNTQPSISNAQTVFDGTFNTQQWGIVDLSSHQHLLNNLKRSLPITQQVQAEEETKDDKNYFRRLKYLIDRRFPCTVCQKTFKQSSHLMQHMLVHTGERPYECNICGRAYNHISSLIRHRRCHREETGVDANGSLSATDVETAAAAAVVAAATAAMSEPQVGSGEVPVAGTEQNVIMHQDGPFTCNLCWKVFKKQSHLHQHQIIHTGEKPFSCSICEKSFNRRESLKRHVKTHSNSLKVQCEVCGKAFRDTTYLLKHQATHTGERPDYKCDVCGKSYAAPQSLLRHKHVHEPNVSLPQELVPSQQVLSVDVKEAVAAVPYETTTLIAADIAQTDAAAVGVIERIGSVFAQTPLRRQSSLSSNTNKNFCCNVCGRGFGRRETLKRHERIHTGEKPHQCSVCGKRFRESFHLTKHHVVHTRERPYKCELCGKVFGYPQSLTRHKQIHRLQLPCTIPAGALPPDRLTFGCTDCGERFPDSFHLMNHKELHMSEKPYVCDTCGKCFGFIENLMWHKLVHQTATERLLPVSQCLQDAEGNQVNSCMQDALANEMVPTSGAAAASTGQVNPVSEEHPMIPSGERFSCSICGQTFKHFLGLVTHKYVHLVRRTLACNVCGQSFAGAYDLLLHRRSHLLKRHFTCSLCGKRFWEATLLMRHQRCHTEERPYRCNICGRGFLHSWYLRQHKVVHTGERAYKCALCNKRFAQSSSLAEHQRLHIVARPQRCPTCGKTFRYRSNLLEHQRVHLGEKVYRCDQCGKSFFYISSILRHQRSHDAKADLRCSCCLKLFKDPKYFSKHVQAHQGGRPFKCGTCGEGFSNTYGLKKHRHVHKMEKLAAAATLVEGQQSMQPGGSNCSS